One Hippocampus zosterae strain Florida chromosome 4, ASM2543408v3, whole genome shotgun sequence genomic window carries:
- the gatm gene encoding glycine amidinotransferase, mitochondrial, producing MLRVRCLRGGSRGAEAAHLIGAMVGRAATGWVQRAFQSTSSAAAAQTQPTVEDDHVTEPAQQECPVSSYNEWDPLEEVIVGRAENARVPPFTVEVKANTYEKYWSFYQKYGGQPFPADHLKKAVSEIEEMCNILHHEGVNVRRPEPIDWSMEYKTPDFQSSGMYAAMPRDILMVVGNEIIEAPMAWRARFFEYRAYRPLIKEYFRRGAKWTTAPKPTMADELYDQDYPIRTVEDRHKLAAQGKFVTTEHEPCFDAADFIRAGKDLFVQRSQVTNYMGIEWMRRHLAPDYNIHIISFKDPNPMHIDATFNIIGPGLVLSNPDRPCRQIDMFKKAGWTVVKPPTPLIPDDHPLWMSSKWLSMNVLMLDEKRVMVDANESTIQRMFENLGIKTIKVNIRHANSLGGGFHCWTTDVRRRGTLQSYFH from the exons ATGCTGCGAGTGAGGTGTTTGAGAGGAGGAAGCCGAGGGGCCGAGGCTGCCCATCTGATCGGAGCCAtg GTGGGCCGTGCAGCGACTGGTTGGGTGCAGCGGGCCTTCCAGAGCACCTCCAGCGCCGCAGCTGCTCAAACACAGCCGACGGTTGAAGACGACCATGTTACTGAGCCTGCACAGCAGGAGTGTCCTGTTAGCAGTTACAATGAATGGGACCCTCTTGAGGAGGTCATTGTGGGCCGTGCTGAAAATGCCCGTGTTCCTCCCTTCACTGTAGAGGTGAAA GCAAACACATATGAGAAGTACTGGTCCTTCTATCAGAAGTACGGGGGCCAACCTTTTCCTGCGGACCACTTGAAAAAAGCAGTTTCTGAGATTGAGGAAATGTGCAACATTCTCCATCACgagggtgtgaatgtgaggaGACCAGAGCCGATTGACTGGTCCATGGAATACAAAACTCCTGACTTCCAATCATCAG GCATGTATGCAGCCATGCCCCGAGATATCCTAATGGTTGTAGGAAATGAGATAATCGAGGCTCCAATGGCGTGGAGGGCTCGCTTCTTCGAGTATCGAGCATACCGGCCTTTGATCAAGGAGTACTTCAGAAGAGGCGCTAAATGGACCACTGCTCCCAAACCCACGATGGCCGATGAGCTGTACGATCAG GACTATCCCATCCGCACAGTTGAGGACAGACACAAGCTGGCCGCTCAGGGCAAATTTGTGACCACGGAGCACGAGCCCTGCTTTGACGCTGCTGATTTCATTCGAGCTGGCAAGGACCTTTTTGTCCAGAGAAGTCAG GTTACAAATTACATGGGAATTGAGTGGATGCGCCGTCATCTGGCCCCGGACTACAACATCCACATCATCTCATTCAAAGACCCGAACCCCATGCACATTGATGCCACTTTCAACATCATCGGGCCAGGACTCGTGCTGTCAAATCCTGATCGGCCATGTCGCCAG ATTGACATGTTCAAGAAAGCAGGCTGGACTGTTGTAAAGCCTCCGACACCTCTGATTCCTGATG ATCACCCTCTTTGGATGTCCTCCAAATGGCTATCCATGAATGTTCTGATGCTGGATGAGAAACGTGTCATGGTGGATGCCAATGAATCCACCATTCAGAGAATGTTCGAGAACCTCG GTATAAAGACCATAAAGGTGAACATTCGCCATGCCAACTCGCTGGGTGGCGGCTTCCACTGCTGGACTACTGACGTCCGCCGCCGTGGTACACTGCAGTCCTACTTCCACTAG